In the genome of Longimicrobium sp., one region contains:
- a CDS encoding APC family permease encodes MTDSVLPAPTHDAPHAGRALHLRRSLTVLPLVFVMYFNISGGAFSLEGLVAEVGPGMALLIIVLIPLVWALPETLIVGELASMLPVEGGYYRWVQRAFGPYAAFQNGWMTWVYSLVDMAIYPVLFNQYLAFFFPGLGGAARWLVALAVIWGATAVNLRGALRVGWTSVAAGAVVLGGFLALTLAALPNAGRVPWRPFTLPGSGGELGALGVALSLALWNYIGWDNASTVQEEVVDASRSYPRALFVTLPLVTLGYLAPLTAALSASDWSTWREGGWPDIARHAAAWGGPAIAVWLAAAGMVSALALFNSLLMAYSRIPLVMAADGLLPRRLAATDARGTPRAAVLVSAVFYSLFALLPLGQLVVADILLYALALFLEFASLVALRAREPGLRGPFRLPLGTAGVALLAALPMAVLVFVVVLGLRDPEMGLPAIAGALAAAALGPPLYLLADRARRRAG; translated from the coding sequence GTGACCGACTCCGTCCTCCCGGCTCCCACGCACGACGCGCCCCACGCCGGCCGCGCGCTGCACCTCAGGCGCTCGCTGACGGTGCTGCCGCTGGTGTTCGTGATGTACTTCAACATCTCGGGCGGGGCGTTCAGCCTGGAGGGGCTGGTCGCCGAGGTGGGGCCGGGGATGGCGCTGCTGATCATCGTACTGATCCCGCTGGTGTGGGCGCTGCCGGAGACGCTGATCGTGGGCGAGCTGGCCAGCATGCTTCCCGTGGAGGGGGGCTACTACCGCTGGGTGCAGCGCGCCTTCGGGCCGTACGCGGCGTTCCAGAACGGGTGGATGACGTGGGTCTACTCGCTGGTGGACATGGCGATCTACCCCGTTCTCTTCAACCAGTACCTGGCGTTCTTCTTCCCCGGCCTGGGCGGCGCGGCGCGCTGGCTCGTGGCGCTGGCGGTGATCTGGGGCGCGACGGCGGTCAACCTGCGCGGGGCGCTGCGGGTGGGGTGGACCTCGGTGGCCGCCGGGGCGGTGGTGCTGGGCGGCTTCCTGGCGCTCACGCTCGCCGCGCTGCCGAACGCGGGGCGGGTGCCGTGGCGGCCGTTCACCCTGCCCGGGAGCGGCGGCGAGCTGGGGGCGCTGGGGGTGGCGCTCTCGCTGGCGCTCTGGAACTACATCGGGTGGGACAACGCCTCGACGGTGCAGGAGGAGGTGGTGGACGCCTCCCGCAGCTACCCGCGCGCCCTCTTCGTGACGCTGCCGCTGGTGACGCTCGGCTACCTGGCGCCGCTCACCGCCGCGCTCTCGGCGAGCGACTGGAGCACCTGGCGCGAGGGCGGCTGGCCCGACATCGCGCGCCACGCCGCGGCGTGGGGCGGGCCGGCGATCGCGGTGTGGCTGGCGGCGGCGGGGATGGTGAGCGCGCTGGCGCTCTTCAACTCGCTCCTGATGGCCTACTCGCGCATCCCGCTGGTGATGGCGGCCGACGGGCTCCTCCCGCGCCGGCTGGCGGCCACCGACGCGCGGGGGACGCCGCGCGCGGCGGTGCTGGTCTCCGCCGTGTTCTACTCGCTCTTCGCCCTCCTCCCGCTCGGCCAGCTGGTGGTGGCCGACATCCTCCTCTACGCGCTGGCGCTCTTCCTGGAGTTCGCCTCGCTGGTGGCGCTGCGCGCGCGCGAGCCGGGGCTGCGCGGCCCCTTCCGCCTGCCGCTGGGCACGGCCGGCGTGGCGCTCCTGGCCGCGCTGCCGATGGCGGTGCTCGTCTTCGTCGTCGTGCTGGGGCTGCGGGACCCGGAGATGGGGCTCCCGGCGATCGCGGGCGCGCTCGCGGCCGCCGCGCTGGGCCCGCCCCTCTACCTCCTCGCCGACCGGGCGCGCCGGCGCGCCGGGTGA
- a CDS encoding lysyl oxidase family protein — MQRKTVLALGALALAGTVIYAACEKAPAGLNAPEALMAGIEQDLEGTPDLVVHTPTLSSSWVVREEDFFEGQCSVEEGNIPTGTHRSLRFSVLINNVGDADLVVGDPLAHMDPNGDGDFSDQDGLFEFASCHRHFHFRNYATYELLRLNADGSFGTPVQSRKRGFCMLDTTPTNGSDGAPETPYYRNCGNLTIHGNQGISSQWGDEYTKQLPGQLFLLTDPNEPVAPGKYVIRITANPPFTAKRGEVCPVKDSKGFCHMFLESNYDNNVGMVQIEIPNRVGRLGYGPGKGEFNEQLDPYHHPEATGQSQ; from the coding sequence ATGCAGAGGAAGACCGTGCTGGCGCTCGGGGCGCTGGCCCTGGCCGGAACCGTGATCTACGCGGCGTGCGAGAAGGCGCCGGCGGGGCTCAACGCGCCCGAAGCTCTGATGGCGGGGATCGAGCAGGACCTGGAGGGGACGCCGGACCTGGTGGTGCACACCCCCACGCTGTCGAGCTCCTGGGTGGTGCGCGAGGAGGACTTCTTCGAGGGCCAGTGCAGCGTGGAGGAGGGCAACATCCCCACCGGCACGCACAGGTCGCTGCGCTTCTCGGTGCTGATCAACAACGTGGGCGACGCCGACCTGGTGGTGGGCGACCCGCTGGCGCACATGGACCCCAACGGCGACGGCGACTTCTCCGACCAGGACGGGCTGTTCGAGTTCGCCAGCTGCCACCGCCACTTCCACTTCCGCAACTACGCCACCTACGAGCTGCTGCGCCTGAACGCCGACGGCTCGTTCGGCACGCCGGTGCAGTCGCGCAAGCGCGGCTTCTGCATGCTCGACACCACGCCGACCAACGGCAGCGACGGCGCTCCGGAGACCCCCTACTACCGCAACTGCGGCAACCTGACGATCCACGGCAACCAGGGGATCTCGTCCCAGTGGGGCGACGAGTACACCAAGCAGCTCCCCGGCCAGCTCTTCCTGCTCACCGACCCGAATGAGCCGGTGGCGCCGGGCAAGTACGTGATCCGCATCACCGCCAACCCGCCCTTCACCGCCAAGCGGGGCGAGGTGTGCCCGGTGAAGGACAGCAAGGGCTTCTGCCACATGTTCCTCGAGAGCAACTACGACAACAACGTGGGCATGGTGCAGATCGAGATCCCCAACCGGGTGGGCCGCCTCGGCTACGGCCCGGGCAAGGGCGAGTTCAACGAGCAGCTCGACCCCTACCACCACCCCGAGGCGACCGGGCAGTCGCAGTGA